One window of Triticum dicoccoides isolate Atlit2015 ecotype Zavitan chromosome 5A, WEW_v2.0, whole genome shotgun sequence genomic DNA carries:
- the LOC119297309 gene encoding uncharacterized protein LOC119297309 — MAFSFQAAALLLLPASDGAALMGKLQPAATGASTTGGGAATRGGRRCWSQMVASLNGRPVLLQPDILELEPLPSAASTGESLHVVETDGWAVRFLLEPLLRFAGTAKSFCFNQVLEVFVVAVMASGGSRGERGGMCGRR, encoded by the exons ATGGCCTTCTCCTTTCAAGCTGCTGCACTGCTACTCCTTCCCGCATCTGATGGTGCCGCGCTGATGGGCAAGCTACAGCCAGCTgctaccggagcttcaaccactggTGGCGGAGCTGCAACTCGCGGGGGCCGTCGGTGCTGGAGCCAGATGGTGGCGAGCTTGAACGGGCGCCCCGTTTTGCTGCAACCGGACATCCTAGAGCTGGAACCGTTGCCCTCCGCTGCCTCAACCGGAGAAAGTCTTCACGTCGTGGAGACGGACGGGTGGGCTGTGAG atttttgctggaaccactaCTAAGATTTGCTGGAACCGCCAAATCATTTTGCTTCAACCAAGTACTCGAGGTTTTTGTGGTGGCAGTCATGGCGAGCGGAGGCAGCCGAGGCGAGCGCGGTGGCATGTGTGGCCGGCGATGA